The genomic window ATTAGCATTTTGAAATTATACACCCTATATTTTTTTATCTGCTATGGTTGAGGTAAAAAAGTCCTATAGAGGCTATGCCCTTTTGGTAGTTTCCTTTGTCCTCTTTACCGCTACCGTTATCGTTGGGCTTTTTCATCTTGAGGAGAGAGGCACTCTTTACTTTGCCCTTCTTGGTGGCACTTCCGCACTTTTTACCTTTGCCCTTCTCTCATATGCCTTGAGTGTATACAGTTTTCTAAGGGAAGAATACACAAGGAAAAAGAGCCTTTGGTCTTTTCTTTTTGATTTTCTTGCAGACCTCAGGCTTGCCATATTCATAATGATACTCCTTGCCCTTCTTTCTATGCTTGGGTCTACTTACGTTCAACAAAACCAACCTATAGAGTTCTACCTTGACAGGTTTGGTGCGGATTTAGGCTATTGGCTTTGGAGGCTTTGGATAACGGATGTCTTCCGTTCTTGGTACTACATCGGGCTTATAGTGCTTCTTGCGATAAACCTCATAGCCTGCTCCTTTAAGAGACTTCCAAGAGTATGGGTCCAGACCTTTACAAAGGAAAGGTTTCAGAGGTTGGATGAAAACATGGAGAGACACTTAAGAGCCATATCCATAGAGGTGAACCCTTCAAAGGAAAAAGTGGCACGCTTTTTTGGAAAGCTCGGCTTTAGGGTTTTTATGGAAGAGGAAGGTGGAAAGACTTACTTCTACGGAGAAAAGGGAAGGTATGCCCGTCTTGGCGTTTATGTGGTTCACATAGGTCTCCTTGTTATAATGGCAGGTGGACTAATAGATGCCATATGGGGTATAAGGGGAACGGTCATAATTCCCGAGGGTTCAAAGAGCGATACCCTCATCATACCCGCCAAAGAAGAATCCATAAAACTACCCTTTCAGATAGAGTTGGAGGACTTCAGAATAGTTAGCTATGAAGAGGAATTTCAGAGAAAGGGTAAAGCCAAGGAGACACCTTTCAAGGATGCTATAGCGAGCTTTGAAAGCGATATAAGGATAATTCAGGACGGGAAACCTGTAGCAAAGGGCATGACCGCAGTAAACTCTCCCTTTGACTTTGGCACATATAGAATATTTCAAGCAACCTATGGGCTAACAGGAAACGCAGGCAGGGCAAAGATAGCCATTTTTGACAAAAAGCTCGCACCCCAAGACCCAAAGAAGGCTTTTGTTGGAGAAGTGGAGCTAAGAGCTGGCAAAGTGTCCGAGTTTAAAAACATGCTCTTGGCAATAGATAGGTCTACTCTAAACATAGAAGACGAGCAAAAAGGCTTTCAAGGAGAGCTCAAGCCTGCTCTTGTGGTCAAGGTTCTTATGGACGGAAAAGCTTACGATGTACCTGTGGTCTACTCGCCAGAGCTTACAGTTTTTGCTCAGTCTCAGATACCACAGCTTGCGGAGTTTCCCTATGTCTTTTTCCTTGTGGACTTTGAGCCTCAGTTTTTTAGTGGTCTTCAGGTTTCGCGCCAGCCTGGCACACCCATAATATGGCTTGGGTCTATACTGGTTGTGGGTGGAATGATTCTTGCCTTTTATACAGTCCATCGCAAAGTGTGGGCAAGGCTTGAAGGTAATACCCTAAAGGTAGCCTTTTGGTCTCACAAGTTTAAAGAAGAGTTTAAAAGGAGCTTTCTAAAATCTCTGGAGGAGCTAAAGCATGAAAATCCTTCTCATGGAAAAGAACCTAATACTTCTTAGTAGGATAAGGTCATCCCTCGGCGGTCATGAAGTAAGGGTTGGCACCAACTACGAAGGTGAGGATATAGTCCTCATAAGCCTTGAGCAGTTTCCTGTGGAAAAGGTTGCTGAGCTAAAGGCTCTGGGTGCAAAGGTTATAGCCTACTGTGGGCATAAAAACGTAGAACTAATGAAAAAAGCTCAGGAGCTCGGTGCAGACCTTGTGGTGCCAAACAGTCAAATAGTGCAAGCGGGAAGTCTAATTGAAAGCCTCTGAAAGCTCTATAATCCTTTCCGCTTGCTCTTTGTTTAATGGCACAACAGATAACCTTGGCATCCTTAGGAGAGGAGAGTCTTTAAAGAGTGGTTCAGCCCTTAAAGCCTTGAGACTTACAGGATTTTTAAAAAGACTCACAGGCTCTAAATCCACAACCCAGAGATTATTATCATCCTTATAGGGCTCAGAAATTACCTTTGCAAGTCCCACCACCGCCTTTATGTTGCCCGTATGGTATATAAAGCATGTGTCTCCCACTTTCATAAGACTGATATACTTTTGTGCAAGAGGGTTCTTAACGCCATCCCATCGGGTTATTCCATCCCTGAGAAGGTCCTCGTAGGAATACTCAGAAGGCTCTGTTTTGAGAAGGTAATACATTTAGGAACACTTCTCCGCCAAGGATTTTATCATGGGTGGCATATATCCAAAAACTCTGCCTATTTCCTGCCCATTTTTCAAGAATATAACTGTCGGAGAGCCTATAATTCCATATGCTTTAGCCAGTTCCCTATCCTTGGTTATATCGTAAACCTCTACTTTTAGGTTTGGATACTTGCTAAGCTCCCTGTAGCTGATTTTACAGGATGCACAACCGGGTTGTTCAAAAAGCAAAACCTGACATAGGGCAAGAGCTACTGTAAGCATGGTTTAAATTTAATACAATGCAGGAGTTTGTGCAAGTATGCCTTGAGCTTGCAAAGAAAGGCTTTGAAAAGTCTGAAGTGCCTGTAGGCTGTGTGGTGGTAAAGGATGGAGTAGTCATAGCTAAAGCCCACAACAGAGTAGAGGAGTTAAAAGACCCTACCGCACATGCAGAAATGCTCGCCCTTAGAGAAGCTATGCAAAAACTCGGTGAGAAATACCTCTATGGCTGTGAGGTCTATGTAAGCCTTGAGCCATGTCCCATGTGTGCCTACGCCATGGTGTTAGCAAGGGTAGAAAGGGTTGTCTTTCTTGCATTAGATGAAAAGTATGGTGCGGTTATGAGTAGGTTTAACCTCTTTGATGAACCATATTTTAACCACAGGGTAAAGTGGGAATATCTACCTATGGAGGAAGCGAGGAGTTTGTTGAAGGAGTTTTTCAGAAAGAGGAGAATATCAAACACTTAATTCTTTTTTTCAGAACTCCCAAAATATCCTCAGAGCTTATCAGCTTTTTAATCAAGGCACGTAAAAATCCTCTATCTTTCATCTTTCTTACTCTCTATTGCAAAGCCTCTGGCACATACCAAGTTTGCCCTCTACCAAAGTGATAACCATCTTCTGTGCAGACTTTAAAAGACCCTCTTCAATACCAAGCCTATACAGAATATTCTTCTTCAACTTTCTCTTTGGCAATCTTATATCCTCAGGTCTAACCACTATAGGCATGTGCTTGACCTCCTTCGTTAGCCTTATCCTTAAGTCAGGTCTTAGCTCTGTCAGTGTCAATGCCTTCAAAAGGTAGTCTTTTATCTCTTCTTCCTTCATGCCTTACATTGTCTTTATGAGTTTCTCTATCAGATACGCCTCATCTTCTACCCTACACAAACATGCCAACGACCTATCCATAGGGTCTGGGCTTTCTAAAAGCACCTTGTAGTCTATTTGGATACTGTTTCAAAATTTGTGTAAGTTATAACCATACCTCATAGCCTGCCCTCAAAAAGAATTATCAGCTGGACATATATTTTCTCCCAATCCCTCAAAGGCTTTATCCTCCTCTATGTCCATCGCTACCCCATAACATACCTTCAAGCCTCATCCCTCGGAAATACCCTCTTGCCATATATCACCTTCCTTATCTCGCTGTTTATACTCTCCACAAAGTTTGTAATCGCCAACATACTCCTTATCTCATACGGATATCTGTAAAAGGTCAATATCTCCTCAAGTCTCTTTCCCACTCCTTCACTACCTGTGGATACTCTACTTGGTATCCCCTCTTAAACCTCTCAAAGTTCTCCTTAGCTTGCATCTGCGTGGCGGGCATGTATATTGCCCTCAAGGCACTGGCTACTCTCTTCCTGTCTTTGTATTTGACCTTCTTTAGACTGTTCCTTACCTCGTGAACCAGACACTTCTGATGGTCGCTTATGGGATATACGCTCCTTACTGCTTCTTGTATACCCTTTAGCTCGTCGCTTACCACTACAAGTATGTCCTCTACTCCTCTTGCCTTGAGGTCATTGAAAACATTTACCCAAAAGCTGGCACTTTCTTCTTTTGCAAGCCAAAAGCCAAGTATTTCCTTGTAGCCATCTGTATCTGTTCCAGCTACCACATACAGGGCTCTATTTCTGGAGTTAGTGTTATGGGAGCGTTTGTATTTTTCGTAGTTCGTCCGCTTTATGTTAGCATCCCCTACTTTATTTTAACACAGTGGATGAAACAGTCCAGAATAGACATATGGTTAAGACTTTTGATAGCAACAAGCGAAGGGGATCTGATAGGGAGGAACTTTTTTGAGTTTTTGAAGGTATATGATACCAAAATAACCAAAAGAATGGCAGAACTTCAAAGAAAAGGGCTAAAGCCACAGGATAAGAAATACAGGTATCTCAAGAAGATGTCAGAGAGAGGATGAAGATGATAAAGCCTATAAAAGCCATTGACTACTTTCACTTCATAGGGCGTATAGAGGCTTTCCTCCGAGAGCTTGCAAGACCAAGGAATATGGCTCAAGACATAGGCACATAGACCCCTTCCCTTATCTTTATGGCTGTGTGTTTTCTACCCGTGTCTTCAAGGATGGTCTCCTCCGAGGTCATGTGTTTTCTGAGCCTTTCCGCAAGCTCAAGGGCTTGCCATGGTGCTTCTGTGCAAGGTTCCAGCTCAAAATCTTTAGAAAACTCCTCCAAAAGCACACTGGCAACCTCTTGAAAGTCAAAGGACCTTCCCAGCTCCCTTTCAAGCCAGCCTATGTTTTCCCAAAGGCTCTGCCTTACCCTTTCCCTTGTGCGTGGTTCTGGAACATTAAAAAGCTCCGCCATAAGCTCTGGGTCGAATCGCAGAAGTATGTTGCCTACAAAGACAAAAAGCCTTCCTATGTCCCCCGCACCTTGCCCGCTGACCTTTCTCTGACTTTCCCTTACCACAAGGTCGTTTATGGGTTTGTATTCCACATCAAGCCCAAGCCTGGCATAAGCCTTTATAACTGGCTGGGAGAGCCTTCTGTAGGCATCCTCTACCTTAAAGGGCACAAGGCTTTTGGGAAGCACAAGCTGATAAAAAACCTGCCCCGGTGCCAAGAGCACCGCACCGCCTCCCACCTGCCTCCTTATAACACCAAGTCCCAGCTCCTTGCACCTTTTGAGGTCTATAAGCTCCTGAGCCCTG from Hydrogenobacter sp. T-8 includes these protein-coding regions:
- the resB gene encoding cytochrome c biogenesis protein ResB, whose translation is MVEVKKSYRGYALLVVSFVLFTATVIVGLFHLEERGTLYFALLGGTSALFTFALLSYALSVYSFLREEYTRKKSLWSFLFDFLADLRLAIFIMILLALLSMLGSTYVQQNQPIEFYLDRFGADLGYWLWRLWITDVFRSWYYIGLIVLLAINLIACSFKRLPRVWVQTFTKERFQRLDENMERHLRAISIEVNPSKEKVARFFGKLGFRVFMEEEGGKTYFYGEKGRYARLGVYVVHIGLLVIMAGGLIDAIWGIRGTVIIPEGSKSDTLIIPAKEESIKLPFQIELEDFRIVSYEEEFQRKGKAKETPFKDAIASFESDIRIIQDGKPVAKGMTAVNSPFDFGTYRIFQATYGLTGNAGRAKIAIFDKKLAPQDPKKAFVGEVELRAGKVSEFKNMLLAIDRSTLNIEDEQKGFQGELKPALVVKVLMDGKAYDVPVVYSPELTVFAQSQIPQLAEFPYVFFLVDFEPQFFSGLQVSRQPGTPIIWLGSILVVGGMILAFYTVHRKVWARLEGNTLKVAFWSHKFKEEFKRSFLKSLEELKHENPSHGKEPNTS
- a CDS encoding EVE domain-containing protein; translation: MYYLLKTEPSEYSYEDLLRDGITRWDGVKNPLAQKYISLMKVGDTCFIYHTGNIKAVVGLAKVISEPYKDDNNLWVVDLEPVSLFKNPVSLKALRAEPLFKDSPLLRMPRLSVVPLNKEQAERIIELSEAFN
- a CDS encoding thioredoxin family protein, with the protein product MLTVALALCQVLLFEQPGCASCKISYRELSKYPNLKVEVYDITKDRELAKAYGIIGSPTVIFLKNGQEIGRVFGYMPPMIKSLAEKCS
- a CDS encoding nucleoside deaminase; translation: MQEFVQVCLELAKKGFEKSEVPVGCVVVKDGVVIAKAHNRVEELKDPTAHAEMLALREAMQKLGEKYLYGCEVYVSLEPCPMCAYAMVLARVERVVFLALDEKYGAVMSRFNLFDEPYFNHRVKWEYLPMEEARSLLKEFFRKRRISNT
- a CDS encoding lipoate--protein ligase family protein translates to MKAYVLGKLPRMLSTTLFHAMAELGYEGLILCEPEDTYVSLGYFDRAQELIDLKRCKELGLGVIRRQVGGGAVLLAPGQVFYQLVLPKSLVPFKVEDAYRRLSQPVIKAYARLGLDVEYKPINDLVVRESQRKVSGQGAGDIGRLFVFVGNILLRFDPELMAELFNVPEPRTRERVRQSLWENIGWLERELGRSFDFQEVASVLLEEFSKDFELEPCTEAPWQALELAERLRKHMTSEETILEDTGRKHTAIKIREGVYVPMS